In Paracoccus aminophilus JCM 7686, a single window of DNA contains:
- a CDS encoding helicase-related protein, producing MQNSSRVTAVLGPTNTGKTHYAIERMLAHRTGVIGLPLRLLAREVYDRIVKQRGPRAVALVTGEERIVPDKVQYWVATTEAMPDVGADFVAIDEIQLCADPERGHVFTDRLLHMRGLHETLLLGSDTMRPAIAALVPGVQFIRRERFSTLTWAGSKKLSRMPSRSAVVGFSVDNVYAMAELLRRQKGGAAVVMGALSPRTRNAQVEMYQNGEVDFLVATDAIGMGLNLDIHHVAFSNTEKFDGRRTRPLFPHELGQIAGRAGRHTAAGTFGVTGEAEVLEPGLIDAIENHRFAPISRLMWRNGALEFGTVERLITSLEEPASSEWLMRGREADDLRALKALRDMPEISDRLTHAKDVRLLWDVCRVPDFRGISTNEHATLLSRLFGFLQSGGIPNDWLARQIERIDKPQGDIDALSKRLAFIRTWTYVAQRTGWVRDESHWRAETRAVEDRLSDALHAALTQRFVDRRTSVLLRRLKQKESLLAEVNDKGEVTVEGEFAGRLEGFRFHADPSASGDEARTLTRAAYEALKPEFHLRADRFYNAPDTELDFTEQGGLMWGSSALGKLVKGSDPLKPGVEAFVDEEAGTDIAEKVKRRLQHFIDRKVATGFEALLALKNDETLTGLARGFAFRLVEALGVLPREQVATEVKDLDQEARSVLRKHGVRFGQYTIFQPALLKPAPTRLRLVLWGLDKDLSEFPESPPPGLVTIPNIPDVPKGYYTLSGYHPAGERAIRIDMLERLADLLRGQDSRAGFEATPDMLSITGMTLEQFSGLMGGLGYKAEKGERAKARAEAPVLVPSIDPEAAASDNPLTEEESVLEAETRAKWEAEQAARKEAEAAAQADETGEAPEAPAAEAEVFYTFTWAPRPRGGNNRRPNHGQNHGQQGQEQQGDRPNRGPRRGPQGDGQAQGERGERSGGKPRHAGGNNRRRDEDGEDGRNKGGKPRHPKGGNKGHEGAKSFSARPPRAEKPMDPDSPFAVLAALKNKS from the coding sequence ATGCAAAATTCATCGCGGGTGACCGCTGTGCTGGGGCCGACCAACACCGGCAAGACCCACTATGCCATCGAGCGTATGCTCGCCCATCGCACCGGGGTCATTGGCCTGCCGCTGCGCCTGCTGGCGCGTGAGGTCTATGACCGCATCGTCAAGCAGCGCGGGCCGCGTGCGGTGGCGCTGGTCACCGGCGAAGAGCGGATCGTGCCCGACAAGGTGCAATATTGGGTGGCCACGACCGAGGCTATGCCGGATGTCGGGGCCGATTTCGTGGCCATCGACGAGATCCAGCTTTGCGCCGATCCCGAACGGGGCCATGTCTTCACCGACCGGCTTTTGCATATGCGCGGCCTTCACGAGACGCTGCTGCTGGGCTCGGATACGATGCGGCCTGCGATTGCCGCGCTTGTGCCCGGCGTGCAGTTCATCCGGCGCGAGCGGTTTTCGACCCTGACCTGGGCGGGCTCGAAAAAGCTCTCGCGGATGCCGTCACGCTCGGCGGTGGTCGGGTTCTCGGTCGATAACGTCTATGCCATGGCCGAGCTCTTGCGCCGCCAGAAGGGCGGGGCTGCGGTGGTCATGGGGGCGCTCTCGCCCCGGACGCGCAATGCGCAGGTCGAGATGTATCAAAACGGCGAGGTCGATTTTCTCGTCGCCACCGATGCGATCGGCATGGGGCTGAACCTCGACATCCATCACGTCGCTTTCTCGAATACCGAGAAATTCGACGGCCGCCGCACCCGCCCGCTTTTCCCCCATGAGCTCGGCCAGATCGCCGGGCGCGCTGGGCGTCATACCGCCGCCGGAACCTTCGGCGTTACCGGCGAGGCCGAGGTGCTCGAACCCGGGCTGATCGACGCAATCGAGAATCACCGCTTCGCGCCGATCTCGCGCTTGATGTGGCGAAATGGCGCGCTCGAATTCGGAACCGTTGAACGGCTGATCACCTCGCTTGAAGAACCCGCCTCATCCGAATGGCTGATGCGCGGGCGCGAGGCGGATGATTTGCGCGCGCTCAAAGCCTTGCGCGACATGCCTGAAATCAGCGACCGCCTGACCCATGCAAAGGACGTGCGCCTGCTCTGGGATGTGTGCCGAGTGCCCGATTTCCGGGGGATTTCGACGAATGAGCATGCGACGCTGCTCAGTCGGCTCTTCGGTTTCCTGCAGAGCGGCGGCATCCCCAACGACTGGCTTGCGCGCCAGATTGAGCGTATCGACAAGCCTCAAGGCGATATTGACGCGCTCTCCAAACGTTTGGCATTCATTCGCACATGGACCTATGTGGCTCAAAGAACGGGCTGGGTTCGGGACGAAAGCCATTGGCGCGCCGAGACTCGCGCTGTAGAAGACCGATTGTCGGATGCGCTGCACGCGGCGCTGACGCAGAGATTCGTGGACCGGCGCACATCAGTGCTGTTGCGCCGGCTCAAGCAGAAGGAGAGCCTTTTGGCCGAGGTGAACGATAAGGGCGAAGTGACGGTTGAAGGCGAATTCGCCGGCCGTCTCGAGGGATTCCGCTTTCATGCAGATCCCTCTGCTTCGGGTGACGAGGCGCGGACACTGACCCGCGCCGCATATGAGGCGCTCAAGCCTGAATTCCATCTGCGTGCGGATCGCTTTTATAATGCGCCCGACACCGAGCTCGATTTTACCGAGCAGGGTGGCCTGATGTGGGGCAGCTCCGCGCTTGGCAAGCTGGTGAAGGGGAGCGATCCTCTGAAACCGGGCGTCGAGGCTTTCGTCGATGAGGAAGCCGGGACGGATATCGCCGAGAAGGTGAAGCGCCGTCTTCAGCATTTCATCGACCGCAAGGTCGCGACCGGTTTCGAGGCGCTGCTGGCGCTGAAAAACGACGAAACGCTGACCGGGCTCGCCCGTGGCTTTGCTTTCCGTCTGGTCGAGGCGCTTGGCGTCTTGCCGCGCGAGCAGGTGGCGACCGAGGTCAAGGATCTCGATCAGGAAGCCCGCAGCGTTTTGCGCAAGCATGGCGTCCGCTTTGGTCAATATACGATCTTCCAGCCCGCGCTCTTGAAGCCCGCGCCGACGCGTCTGCGTCTGGTGCTTTGGGGGCTCGACAAGGATCTGTCGGAATTCCCCGAAAGCCCGCCGCCCGGGCTGGTCACCATTCCGAACATTCCGGATGTGCCCAAAGGCTATTACACGCTCTCGGGTTATCACCCGGCGGGCGAACGGGCGATCCGCATCGATATGCTGGAGCGTCTGGCCGATCTTCTGCGCGGGCAAGACAGCCGTGCGGGCTTTGAGGCAACGCCTGACATGCTCTCGATCACCGGGATGACGCTAGAGCAATTCTCGGGTCTGATGGGTGGCCTTGGCTATAAGGCCGAGAAGGGCGAACGCGCCAAGGCGCGCGCCGAGGCTCCGGTCCTCGTGCCTTCGATCGACCCCGAGGCGGCCGCTTCGGACAATCCGCTGACCGAAGAGGAAAGCGTGCTCGAAGCCGAAACGCGCGCCAAATGGGAGGCCGAGCAGGCCGCTCGCAAAGAGGCCGAGGCTGCGGCGCAGGCCGACGAGACCGGGGAAGCTCCGGAAGCACCGGCTGCTGAGGCCGAGGTCTTCTACACCTTCACCTGGGCTCCGCGTCCGCGTGGCGGCAACAACCGCCGGCCGAATCATGGGCAAAACCATGGTCAGCAGGGTCAGGAGCAGCAGGGTGATCGTCCGAACCGTGGTCCGCGTCGCGGCCCGCAAGGCGATGGTCAGGCTCAGGGCGAGCGGGGCGAACGTTCCGGCGGCAAGCCCCGTCATGCAGGCGGCAACAACCGTCGTCGTGACGAGGATGGCGAGGATGGTCGCAACAAGGGTGGCAAACCGCGCCATCCCAAAGGCGGCAACAAGGGGCATGAAGGCGCGAAATCCTTCTCGGCCCGTCCGCCGCGCGCCGAAAAGCCGATGGATCCCGACAGCCCGTTTGCGGTTCTGGCCGCGCTTAAAAACAAGTCGTGA
- a CDS encoding RNA-binding S4 domain-containing protein produces MSDNGAALTIRLDRWLHHARLFRTRTLASEAISGGGIRLNSQPCRKPAQTVRPGDLVTVAAHGKVRTLRVLDLGERRGPAVQAAGLYEEIDP; encoded by the coding sequence GTGAGCGATAACGGAGCCGCGCTGACCATCCGCCTTGACCGGTGGTTGCACCATGCGCGGCTCTTTCGCACCCGAACGCTCGCGTCCGAGGCCATCTCGGGCGGGGGCATCCGATTAAACAGCCAACCCTGCCGCAAACCCGCCCAGACAGTTCGCCCCGGCGATCTGGTCACGGTCGCGGCGCATGGCAAGGTCCGGACATTGCGGGTTCTGGATCTCGGCGAAAGACGGGGACCGGCCGTGCAAGCTGCCGGACTCTATGAGGAAATTGATCCGTGA
- the fdxA gene encoding ferredoxin FdxA — MTYVVTENCIMCKFTDCVEVCPVDCFYEGENTLVIHPDECIDCGVCEPECPADAIRPDTEPDMEKWVEFNRKYSELWPVITRKKDPMPGYDDMDGKPGKLEQYFSEAPGEGD; from the coding sequence ATGACCTATGTCGTCACTGAAAATTGCATCATGTGCAAATTCACCGATTGTGTGGAAGTCTGTCCTGTGGACTGTTTCTACGAGGGTGAGAATACCCTGGTGATCCACCCCGATGAATGCATCGATTGCGGCGTCTGCGAGCCCGAATGCCCCGCCGATGCCATCCGTCCGGACACCGAGCCGGATATGGAGAAATGGGTCGAGTTCAACCGCAAATACTCGGAACTCTGGCCGGTGATCACGCGCAAGAAAGATCCGATGCCGGGTTATGATGACATGGACGGCAAGCCGGGCAAGCTGGAGCAATACTTCTCGGAAGCGCCGGGCGAGGGCGATTGA
- a CDS encoding CarD family transcriptional regulator codes for MSKSKKSEFRPDDFVVYPTHGVGRIVSIEEQEVAGLRLEMFVISFEKDKMTLRVPTARASEIGMRGLSTPDLIDRALETLKGKARVKRAMWSRRAQEYEQKINSGDLMSIAEVVRDLHRSDDQREQSYSERQLYEAALDRLTREVAAVSGIDEAGAQKRVEEVLVSRAAA; via the coding sequence ATGTCGAAATCGAAGAAGTCTGAGTTCCGCCCTGATGATTTTGTCGTTTATCCGACCCATGGCGTGGGCCGGATTGTCTCGATCGAAGAGCAGGAAGTGGCGGGCCTTCGGCTGGAAATGTTCGTGATTTCCTTTGAAAAGGACAAGATGACGCTTCGCGTCCCGACCGCGCGCGCCTCGGAAATCGGGATGCGTGGCCTGTCGACGCCCGATCTGATCGACCGTGCGCTCGAGACGCTGAAGGGCAAGGCCCGCGTCAAGCGCGCTATGTGGTCGCGTCGCGCGCAGGAATATGAACAAAAGATCAACTCGGGCGATCTGATGTCGATTGCCGAGGTCGTGCGCGACCTGCATCGCAGCGACGATCAGCGTGAGCAATCCTATTCCGAGCGTCAGCTTTATGAAGCGGCACTTGATCGTCTGACCCGCGAAGTCGCGGCCGTCAGCGGCATTGACGAAGCCGGTGCGCAAAAGCGTGTCGAAGAGGTTCTGGTCTCGCGCGCAGCCGCCTGA
- a CDS encoding M20/M25/M40 family metallo-hydrolase, which yields MAPAPSLEHVLEKLDAGLPQALDRLLEFLRIPSISTDPAFAPDVRRAAEWLCRDLVELGFDASIRDTPGHPMVVAHSQPGSGRKLLFYGHYDVQPVDPLNLWDNPPFEPRLEDTPAGEVIRGRGSSDDKGQLMTFVEACRAWKAVNGELPPGLVLLFEGEEESGSPSLRPFLHDNAAELHADIAAICDTSRYSDGRPAITTQLRGLYGEEITLRAADRDLHSGSFGGLAANPLQILCNAFAGLKDANGRITLPGFYDGVAELPEALRRDWDSLGFDPAEFLGGVGLKDPIGEKGRGGLEMIWSQPTFEINGMSGGYTGEGFKTVLPGEANAKVSFRLVGQQDPDKIQKAFRAYMAGFIPADCEISYKSHGGSPASHMNISDPAFAAAKQALTEEWGRDAAYIGAGGSIPIAGDFQQILKMDTMLIGFAKDDDRIHSPNEKYDVESFAKGARSWARILAALA from the coding sequence ATGGCACCCGCACCCTCCCTCGAACATGTGCTCGAAAAGCTCGATGCAGGACTGCCCCAAGCCCTTGACCGGCTTCTCGAATTCCTGCGCATCCCCTCGATTTCGACCGACCCCGCCTTCGCGCCCGACGTGCGTCGCGCGGCGGAATGGCTGTGCCGCGATCTGGTCGAGCTCGGATTTGACGCCTCGATCCGCGACACCCCCGGCCATCCGATGGTCGTGGCCCATTCCCAGCCCGGTTCGGGGCGCAAGCTGCTGTTTTACGGCCATTACGATGTCCAGCCCGTCGACCCGCTGAACCTGTGGGACAATCCGCCTTTCGAGCCGCGTCTCGAAGACACACCTGCCGGCGAGGTCATCCGCGGACGTGGCTCGTCCGATGACAAGGGCCAGCTCATGACCTTTGTCGAGGCCTGCCGTGCCTGGAAAGCCGTGAATGGCGAGCTGCCGCCGGGTCTTGTGCTGCTGTTTGAGGGCGAAGAGGAATCCGGCTCGCCGAGCCTGCGCCCCTTCCTGCATGACAATGCCGCCGAGCTTCACGCCGATATCGCCGCGATCTGCGACACCAGCCGCTATTCGGATGGCCGCCCGGCGATCACCACGCAGCTCCGTGGCCTTTACGGCGAAGAGATCACTTTGCGCGCCGCCGACCGCGATCTGCATTCGGGTTCTTTCGGAGGTCTTGCCGCCAACCCCTTGCAAATCCTATGTAATGCCTTCGCGGGCCTCAAGGATGCCAATGGCCGCATCACCCTGCCCGGCTTTTATGACGGCGTTGCCGAGCTGCCCGAGGCGCTGCGCCGTGACTGGGACTCGCTTGGCTTCGATCCGGCGGAATTCCTCGGCGGTGTCGGGCTGAAAGATCCGATCGGCGAAAAGGGCCGCGGCGGGCTTGAGATGATCTGGAGCCAGCCGACCTTTGAAATCAACGGCATGTCGGGCGGCTATACCGGCGAGGGCTTCAAGACCGTCCTGCCGGGCGAGGCCAATGCCAAAGTGAGCTTCCGACTGGTTGGTCAACAGGACCCCGACAAGATCCAGAAGGCCTTCCGCGCCTATATGGCGGGCTTTATCCCGGCCGATTGCGAGATCAGCTATAAATCGCATGGCGGCAGTCCGGCGAGCCATATGAACATCTCAGATCCGGCCTTTGCCGCCGCCAAACAGGCGCTAACCGAGGAATGGGGCCGCGATGCCGCCTATATCGGCGCGGGTGGCTCGATCCCGATTGCGGGCGATTTCCAGCAGATCCTCAAGATGGATACAATGCTAATCGGCTTTGCCAAAGACGATGACCGCATCCATTCTCCGAATGAGAAATACGATGTCGAAAGCTTCGCCAAAGGCGCGCGCAGCTGGGCGCGTATCTTGGCCGCTTTGGCTTGA
- the hemA gene encoding 5-aminolevulinate synthase, protein MDYSAALDQAISKLHEEGRYRTFIDIERRKGVYPQAIWTRPDGSEREITVWCGNDYLGMGQHPVVLSAMHEALESTGAGSGGTRNISGTTVYHRRLETELADLHQQEAALVFSSAYAANDSTLSTLRKLFPGLIIYSDALNHASMIEGIKRFDGPKRIFRHNDPAHLRELLASDDPAAPKLIAFESIYSMDGDFAPIGAICDLADEFNALTYLDEVHAVGMYGRRGGGVAERDGLCARIDIFNGTLGKAFGVFGGYIAGSAKMMDAIRSYAPGFIFTTSLPPAVAAGAAASIAFLKTEAGQELRDKQQLYARILKMRLRSLGMPITDHGSHIVPVHIGHPKHCKALSDMLLEQYGIYVQPINFPTVPRGTERLRFTPSPVHDPKQIDHLVKAMDDLWSQCSLNRSSAVA, encoded by the coding sequence ATGGATTATTCTGCCGCCCTCGATCAGGCGATCAGCAAGCTTCATGAAGAAGGCCGCTATCGCACGTTCATTGATATCGAGCGGCGCAAAGGTGTCTATCCTCAAGCCATCTGGACCCGTCCGGACGGCAGCGAGCGCGAGATCACCGTATGGTGCGGCAATGATTATCTCGGCATGGGCCAGCACCCGGTGGTGCTTTCGGCGATGCATGAAGCTTTGGAATCGACCGGTGCCGGTTCGGGTGGCACGCGCAATATTTCCGGCACGACGGTCTATCACCGCCGCCTCGAAACCGAGCTTGCCGATCTGCACCAGCAGGAAGCGGCGCTTGTGTTCTCGAGCGCCTATGCGGCGAATGACTCGACGCTCTCGACGCTGCGCAAGCTCTTCCCGGGGCTGATCATTTACTCTGACGCGCTGAACCATGCCTCGATGATCGAGGGGATCAAGCGTTTCGACGGGCCGAAGCGGATTTTCCGCCACAATGATCCCGCCCATCTGCGCGAGCTGCTGGCGAGCGACGATCCGGCGGCCCCTAAATTGATCGCATTTGAATCGATCTATTCGATGGATGGCGACTTTGCCCCGATCGGCGCGATCTGCGATCTGGCTGATGAATTCAACGCGCTGACCTATCTCGACGAGGTCCATGCGGTCGGCATGTATGGCCGTCGCGGGGGTGGCGTGGCCGAGCGCGACGGGCTTTGCGCGCGCATCGACATTTTCAACGGCACGCTCGGCAAGGCTTTTGGCGTCTTTGGCGGCTATATCGCGGGCTCGGCCAAGATGATGGATGCGATCCGCTCCTATGCGCCGGGCTTCATCTTTACGACCTCGCTGCCGCCTGCGGTGGCTGCGGGTGCGGCGGCCTCGATTGCCTTCCTCAAAACCGAGGCAGGGCAGGAATTGCGTGACAAACAGCAGCTTTACGCGCGCATCCTCAAAATGCGCCTGCGTTCGCTCGGGATGCCGATCACCGATCATGGCAGCCATATCGTTCCGGTCCATATCGGCCATCCGAAACACTGCAAGGCGCTGTCGGATATGCTGCTCGAACAGTATGGCATCTATGTCCAGCCGATTAACTTCCCGACGGTCCCGCGCGGCACCGAACGGCTGCGCTTCACGCCCTCACCTGTCCATGATCCCAAGCAGATAGACCATCTCGTTAAGGCGATGGATGACCTGTGGTCGCAATGCTCATTAAACCGCTCATCCGCCGTCGCTTGA
- a CDS encoding helix-turn-helix domain-containing protein — MIGLREATPAGIEDTPVVSPPGYEDTDDIRLGDLMRGERATLGKSLLDVQRELRIRASFVAAIENCDTSAFDAPSFIPGYVRSYARYLGMDPDWTFQRFCTESGFRPAHGLNPAASGAKPQRRPSDPAEALANPHALFLPQQKSFWSSVEPRAIGSVMVMVMLACGLGYGGWSVLQEVQKVNLTPGDHAPGVIASLDPVQDASQPDNIDTAGVNLPQPEGLDRIYRPQVLEVPVLTARDGPIAAIDPGLTASGSVASVVAQVAPAPAGVMPAGVVQGPIQAGTLPLQTAALTPGVAGPVLPEQNGVRTVAPDQAEVELLATRPAWVRVTSADGTVLLEKTMDAGERFALPKLEEPPILRAGNSGAVYFAVNGKTYGPAAKGAQVVKNVVLSADSLTEKFAFADVTKDPQLAEMVALASAETPRADSTETVAGGRSE, encoded by the coding sequence ATGATCGGGCTGAGGGAAGCAACCCCGGCAGGAATTGAGGATACCCCGGTAGTTTCTCCGCCGGGGTACGAGGATACTGACGACATCCGTCTGGGCGATTTGATGAGGGGCGAGCGTGCGACCCTTGGAAAATCCCTTCTCGATGTGCAGCGTGAGCTGCGGATCCGCGCCTCTTTCGTTGCCGCAATCGAAAACTGCGATACCTCGGCTTTTGACGCTCCGAGCTTCATTCCGGGTTATGTGCGGTCCTATGCGCGCTATCTGGGCATGGACCCGGATTGGACATTCCAGCGCTTTTGCACCGAATCGGGCTTTCGCCCCGCGCATGGCCTGAACCCGGCTGCCTCGGGCGCGAAGCCGCAGCGCCGTCCTTCGGACCCGGCCGAGGCTTTGGCCAATCCCCATGCGCTCTTCCTGCCGCAGCAGAAAAGCTTCTGGTCCTCGGTCGAGCCGCGCGCGATCGGTTCCGTGATGGTCATGGTGATGCTTGCTTGCGGGCTGGGCTATGGCGGCTGGTCGGTGCTGCAAGAGGTGCAGAAGGTCAATCTGACGCCGGGCGATCATGCGCCGGGCGTGATTGCGTCGCTCGATCCGGTTCAGGACGCCTCGCAGCCTGACAATATTGATACGGCTGGTGTGAACCTGCCGCAGCCCGAGGGTCTGGATCGGATCTATCGCCCGCAAGTGCTCGAGGTTCCTGTGCTGACCGCACGCGACGGGCCGATTGCCGCGATTGATCCCGGTCTGACCGCATCGGGCAGCGTTGCCAGCGTCGTGGCTCAGGTCGCGCCGGCGCCTGCTGGGGTGATGCCCGCAGGGGTGGTGCAGGGCCCGATTCAGGCTGGCACTCTGCCGCTGCAGACCGCTGCGTTGACGCCCGGCGTCGCGGGGCCGGTGCTGCCGGAACAAAACGGCGTGCGCACGGTGGCCCCCGATCAGGCCGAGGTCGAGCTTTTGGCGACCCGCCCGGCCTGGGTGCGTGTGACCTCAGCGGACGGCACGGTGCTTTTGGAAAAGACCATGGATGCGGGTGAGCGTTTTGCTCTGCCGAAGCTCGAAGAGCCGCCGATCTTGCGGGCCGGGAATTCGGGCGCGGTTTATTTCGCGGTCAATGGCAAGACCTATGGCCCGGCGGCCAAAGGCGCGCAGGTCGTGAAGAATGTCGTGCTTTCCGCCGATTCCCTGACCGAGAAATTCGCCTTTGCCGATGTGACCAAGGATCCGCAGCTGGCTGAAATGGTTGCGCTCGCCTCGGCCGAGACGCCGCGCGCGGACAGCACCGAGACGGTTGCGGGCGGACGCTCGGAATAA
- the ispG gene encoding flavodoxin-dependent (E)-4-hydroxy-3-methylbut-2-enyl-diphosphate synthase codes for MTHNPIRPWRNVERRKSRQIMVGKVPVGGDAPISVQTMTNTDTSDVRATLDQIIRAADVGADIVRVSTPDEASTQALREIVRESPVPIVADIHFHYKRAIEAAEAGAACLRINPGNIGDAKRVREVVKAAKDHGCSIRIGVNAGSLEKHLLEKYGEPCPAAMVESGLDHIKLLQDNDFHEFKISVKASDVFLSAAAYQELADATDAPIHLGITEAGGLISGTVKSAIGLGNLLWMGIGDTIRVSLSADPVEEVKVGFEILKSLGLRTRGVQIISCPSCARQGFDVIRTVEALEKRLEHIKMPMSLSIIGCVVNGPGEALMTDIGFTGGGAGSGMVYLAGKQDHKMSNEQMVDHIVGLVEERAAKLEAEQAETEAAE; via the coding sequence ATGACCCATAATCCGATCCGCCCCTGGCGCAATGTCGAACGCCGCAAATCCCGTCAGATCATGGTCGGCAAGGTGCCGGTCGGTGGCGATGCGCCGATTTCAGTTCAGACCATGACCAACACGGACACCTCTGACGTGCGCGCGACGCTGGATCAGATCATCCGCGCCGCCGATGTCGGGGCCGATATCGTCCGGGTCTCGACCCCGGATGAGGCCTCGACGCAAGCCCTGCGGGAAATCGTGCGCGAAAGCCCGGTGCCGATCGTCGCCGACATCCATTTCCACTACAAACGCGCGATCGAGGCCGCCGAGGCGGGCGCGGCCTGTCTGCGCATCAACCCCGGCAATATCGGCGATGCCAAGCGGGTGCGGGAAGTGGTGAAAGCGGCCAAGGATCATGGCTGCTCGATCCGGATCGGCGTCAATGCGGGCTCGCTCGAAAAGCACCTTCTGGAGAAATATGGCGAGCCCTGTCCGGCGGCCATGGTCGAAAGCGGGCTCGATCACATCAAGCTTTTGCAAGACAACGACTTCCACGAGTTCAAGATTTCGGTGAAAGCCTCGGACGTCTTCCTGTCGGCGGCTGCCTATCAAGAGCTCGCCGATGCGACCGATGCGCCGATCCATCTCGGCATCACCGAAGCGGGCGGGTTGATTTCCGGCACGGTCAAATCGGCGATCGGGCTTGGCAATCTTCTGTGGATGGGGATTGGCGATACGATCCGGGTCTCGCTCTCGGCCGATCCGGTCGAAGAGGTCAAGGTCGGCTTCGAGATCCTGAAATCGCTTGGCCTGCGCACGCGCGGCGTTCAGATCATTTCCTGCCCAAGCTGCGCGCGTCAGGGCTTTGACGTGATCCGCACGGTCGAGGCTTTGGAAAAGCGGCTTGAGCATATCAAGATGCCGATGAGCCTGTCGATCATCGGCTGTGTCGTGAACGGCCCGGGCGAGGCTCTGATGACCGATATCGGTTTCACCGGCGGCGGCGCGGGCTCGGGCATGGTCTATCTTGCGGGCAAGCAGGACCATAAGATGTCAAACGAACAGATGGTCGACCATATCGTCGGTCTGGTCGAAGAGCGCGCGGCCAAGCTGGAGGCCGAGCAAGCAGAGACTGAAGCGGCGGAGTGA
- a CDS encoding DsbA family protein, translating into MKAILTAAALCAATALPAAAFDPAKMSPAEKEAFGTAIRDYLMANPEVLVESINELEARRVAQEGQNDKIMVANNKAEIFDDGHSWVGGNLDGDITMVEFVDYKCGFCKKVNPDVEALIKSDGKIKFILKEFPILGQESDIAARFAISVQQVSGPEAYKKAHDELMALRGPVNLESLTKVATDLGLDPQPIINRMNTEEVTAVIRSNHQLAEKMAIMGTPTFIIGPEMLRGVPPDGMSGAVEAARKSQAEQG; encoded by the coding sequence ATGAAAGCCATTCTGACCGCAGCCGCCCTTTGCGCCGCGACCGCCCTGCCCGCCGCCGCCTTCGATCCGGCCAAGATGTCGCCTGCGGAAAAGGAAGCCTTCGGCACCGCCATCCGCGATTACCTGATGGCCAATCCAGAGGTTTTGGTTGAATCGATCAACGAACTTGAGGCCCGCCGTGTCGCTCAGGAAGGTCAGAACGACAAGATCATGGTCGCGAACAACAAGGCCGAGATCTTTGACGATGGCCATAGCTGGGTCGGCGGCAATCTCGACGGCGATATCACCATGGTCGAATTCGTCGATTACAAATGCGGCTTCTGCAAGAAGGTGAACCCGGATGTCGAGGCGCTGATCAAATCGGACGGCAAAATCAAGTTCATCCTCAAGGAATTCCCGATCCTCGGGCAGGAAAGTGACATTGCCGCGCGCTTTGCCATCTCGGTCCAGCAGGTCTCGGGGCCGGAGGCCTATAAGAAGGCGCATGACGAGCTGATGGCTTTGCGCGGGCCGGTCAATCTGGAAAGCCTGACCAAGGTCGCGACCGATCTTGGTCTCGATCCGCAGCCGATCATCAACCGCATGAACACCGAAGAGGTGACCGCCGTCATCCGCTCGAACCACCAGCTCGCCGAGAAAATGGCGATCATGGGCACGCCGACCTTCATCATCGGCCCGGAGATGCTACGCGGTGTGCCGCCCGATGGCATGTCGGGCGCTGTCGAGGCCGCGCGCAAATCGCAAGCCGAACAGGGCTGA